The sequence below is a genomic window from Methanorbis rubei.
GGGGCAGTGCCGCGGACGAAGTCCATGATGAGTGCACGCAAGGGTTCAGGCTCTTCGATACCTTCAAGCGAAATCTCCGCAGATCCGTTCGTTCCTGAGTATCCGGCAGTCTGAATCTTGAGGTTAGAGATGCCGAAGATTCTCATGACCGGACCTTGGACAATATCAACATTGGTGATTCTGTTGTAGGGAACAATTCCGGTTTTGCGGAACCAGACACCGCGCTTCCAGGTCATCTCGGTCTCATTGAGATGGTAGACGACCGACTTGTAGTAGAGAACGACCCACACAACGCCGAAGACCAGACAGGCGATGAGAATTACTGCTGCTGCAATCGCAATGGATGCGCCAAGACCGAATATATCGCCAATGAACACCCAACCAAAACAGAGAGCCCAGATGAAGGCTATAAGTAAGATCGTGGCGATCGCGAGGTAGGGTTTGTACTTCAGTGAGGGTTTGAAGTCTTCTCCGAGTTGAATCATTATAGGGTTACGTCGTAGTGAGATGAGATAAACTTTCTTGCCTGTTTTGTAAAAAAGTGATGTAGATGACAACCTCAATCCATTTTTATGATTGAGATCATCATGCAGTTCTCAGTAGTATCCTCTCGGAATGTCGGTTGAGGAGTAGGTGTAGGTCTCACCGGTTTCTTTGTCAACAATCGTGTAGTGGATTACTCCGCTTGCATCGGTGGTCCAGGTCATGGTACTGCCGTCTTCTGTGACCGCGGTTCCGGATTGGTTGTTTCCAACAACACTGGTACCGTCAGTGCCCTGGTAGTTGATATCGCCGTTTTTGCTTCCGGTGACTGTAGATCCGTCGACTGTTTTTCCTGAATAGGAACCGTCAGGGTTGACCCATACTTCATTTCCTTCTTCATCAATACCGTAGTGGGATCCGTCGGCATTCTGGTACACCGTGACACCATCCTCAGTGTACACCTGAGTTACCACACCAGGCGTTCCCACACAACCTGCAGATACGGTCAGCAGGACAACACACATTATCAAAACAATCAGCAATCGCTTCATACATGAATGTCTTTCTTTCAGGTGATATATAGTATTTCTGATGA
It includes:
- a CDS encoding PH domain-containing protein, producing MIQLGEDFKPSLKYKPYLAIATILLIAFIWALCFGWVFIGDIFGLGASIAIAAAVILIACLVFGVVWVVLYYKSVVYHLNETEMTWKRGVWFRKTGIVPYNRITNVDIVQGPVMRIFGISNLKIQTAGYSGTNGSAEISLEGIEEPEPLRALIMDFVRGTAPSPAATGGAPKVTAQTTANADMTALIAEVAAIRKLLEERK